The Gouania willdenowi chromosome 7, fGouWil2.1, whole genome shotgun sequence genome includes a window with the following:
- the angptl7 gene encoding angiopoietin-related protein 7, whose protein sequence is MAKVNLSIVALGVMLLFFADTWAQNPRKRLAPPKSPKGQCCDDVRSLKVQVANLTSILEELSRKQETDLLKVVRQIMELDQQNRQQEARVTEAESKYSEINNRVEIMQLQTLQSATQTSSDALYDCASLYSKNYKISGEYKLPKDEFLGTPELSVFCDMDTNGGGWTVIQRRKIGLTSFKRDWKQYKGGFGSIRGDFWLGNDHIFRLTRQPSVLRIELEDWVGETRYAEYGFFTVSNELNSYKLFLANYSGNAGDSLRYHNNTNFSTFNKDNDKCVDHCAALRKGGYWYNCCTDSNLNGVFYRYGEHTKNTDGITWYGWHGPNYSLKKVEMKVRPVGFQP, encoded by the exons atggcCAAAGTCAATCTGAGCATTGTGGCTTTGGGGGTAATGCTGCTCTTTTTTGCTGACACATGGGCACAGAACCCCAGGAAAAGGCTGGCGCCACCAAAGTCACCTAAGGGTCAGTGCTGTGATGACGTCCGCTCCCTCAAAGTTCAGGTGGCCAACCTGACCAGCATCCTCGAAGAGCTGAGCCGCAAGCAAGAGACCGATTTGTTGAAAGTAGTGAGGCAAATAATGGAGCTGGATCAGCAAAACCGGCAGCAGGAAGCTCGGGTCACCGAGGCTGAGAGCAAGTACTCGGAGATCAACAACCGTGTGGAGATCATGCAGCTGCAAACCCTTCAGTCTGCTACTCAGACTTCATCTG ATGCCTTGTATGACTGTGCATCGCTTTACAGTAAGAACTACAAGATCTCAGGCGAGTACAAACTGCCAAAGGATGAGTTTCTGGGTACACCTGAACTCAGT GTCTTCTGTGATATGGACACCAATGGAGGTGGTTGGACTGTGATTCAAAGACGGAAAATTGGCCTGACCTCTTTCAAACGTGACTGGAAGCAGTACAAGGGTGGATTTGGTTCCATCCGAGGAGATTTCTGGCTGGGCAATGACCACATCTTCCGCCTAACAAGGCAGCCCAGTGTGCTCAGGATTGAGCTGGAG GACTGGGTAGGAGAGACACGCTATGCTGAATACGGTTTTTTCACAGTGAGTAATGAGCTCAACAGCTACAAGCTCTTCCTTGCCAACTACAGTGGAAATGCTGGAGACTCTTTGCGCTACCACAACAACACTAACTTCAGCACCTTCAACAAAGATAACGACAAATGTGTAGATCACTGCGCTGCTTTGCGCAAAG GTGGTTACTGGTACAACTGCTGCACTGATTCTAATCTGAATGGCGTTTTCTATCGCTATGGTGAGCACACAAAGAACACAGATGGGATCACTTGGTATGGTTGGCATGGACCCAACTACTCACTGAAGAAGGTAGAGATGAAGGTCCGACCAGTAGGTTTTCAACCATAA